The Desulfatibacillum aliphaticivorans DSM 15576 genome window below encodes:
- a CDS encoding glycoside hydrolase has translation MKKLLPACVLLILLFFGCAGKMHYTLLEKGTVTLYLKAPKAQTVEVLSSSTNYQAIRATRGKKGVWSVNVPANKPFDYFYLVDGEPFTPPCLLSRPDGFGGKTCIFDPAQ, from the coding sequence ATGAAAAAACTCCTGCCGGCGTGCGTATTGCTCATACTGTTATTTTTCGGATGCGCCGGAAAAATGCACTACACTCTTCTGGAAAAAGGGACTGTAACCCTCTATTTAAAGGCCCCGAAAGCGCAAACCGTGGAGGTGCTCTCTTCAAGCACCAATTACCAGGCCATCCGGGCGACGCGAGGAAAAAAGGGCGTATGGTCAGTGAATGTTCCCGCCAACAAGCCCTTTGACTATTTCTATCTGGTGGACGGCGAGCCTTTTACCCCGCCGTGCCTGTTGTCGCGTCCAGACGGCTTTGGCGGAAAAACATGCATTTTCGACCCTGCGCAGTAA